Below is a window of Lentimicrobium sp. L6 DNA.
TATTTTTAATGAGGCCTGTTGTTGTAAAGCTAATTTCTGCTGGGATTCTTTAAGTTCACTAACATCCCTAGATTGAGTATAAACAGCTTTAGCCCCTTTATAAGCTATCACTTTTGCAATAACCTCTACTGGCAATTCACTTCCATCTTTACAAAGAAATAGGCTTTCGAATTTTGCTTCACCTTTTTCCATCAGTTTTTGGGTGATGCCTTCTAATTCTTCTAAGGAATACTTTTTTTGAATTTTTGAAATAGGTTGTCCCAATACCTCACTGGCTTGATATCCTATCTTTTTTAAACCTTCCTCGTTTACATCCAAAATTTCATGATGGAAATTTTGAATCGCTAAAATATCTGAAGACGTATTGAATAAAAAATGATAAAGCTCATCTTCGGTATGTCTTCCCTTGCCCATATAGAATATTCGTTTATTTGGTTCTATCTAATAATTAAATCCGAAAACAGAATGCAGAGAAAGAGAAATGACTGATGCGATGCTATATAATCCCAAATGTAATGATAATTCCGGATTAAACCACAAAATTAACATTCCCATAAAATACTAAATATCAACAAACAAAGCAGCTAACGTGCTTTTATTTTCAAAAGCAAACTAGTCTATATTATATAACTGAAATGGTGTAATACTTGATTTCACATGAGATTCTTTCATGAATATGTTTATTGTTTTTATGATTTCAGGGTGAAGCTCAGCTACATTATTCTGTTCTTGTGGATCGCTGAGTAAATGATATAACTCAAGCTCTAAGTTTCCATTCTGAATATTTTTTCGAATCGCCTTCCAATCTCCAAACCGAATGGCTTGTTGACCATTATACTCAGGAAACTCCCAATACAAATACTCATGATTTACTTGATGCTGCAGATTTAAAATAGTCGGCAAAAAACTTATTCCATCAGACTCCTCAGGAATATCTATTTGTGCAATATCACAGAAGGTGGGCATCATATCACTAAATGAAGAAATATATTCAGAAACAGAAGCAGAATCCAATTCATCAGGCCAAGAAACTATTAATGGAACTCTTATTCCTCCTTCGTGCACAAATCCTTTGGTATATCATAATCATTTAGAAAAGTGGAAAGTCCTTTGTGGATTAGACTTGCTGAGCAGTTTTCTGAGTAAGCCTTTGTATACTCCCAATAATTTTCAATGTGACCCATATGATGCGCTATGAATTGAACTTTATCCTTATTGGCAAAGCAATGGATGGAGAAAAAATACAAATATTTAAAAAGCACAAAAAAAATCGGATTCCATAAATATGAAATCCGATTTTATAAGAGTAAAGAAATTGACTATTCGATAATCATTTTCTTTGTTATGCTTTCGTTACCAATAGTAACCGTGTAAAAATAAACACCAGACTCTAAGTTCTCAGCATTAATTTCAACATTCTGACTACCATTAATGATACCAGCATTCATGCTATAAACAGTTTGTCCTAAAAGGCTAGTTACTTCAATAGAAGCTGGACTAACAGTTTGAGTAGTAATTTCTATTATAGTAGAACCTGTGAATGGATTAGGTTGGTTTTGAGAAATTTTGAAGCTTGCTTGATTTTGCATATCACTAACACCATCAACAATTAAATTTACCAAATTAATTCCTGTAATATAATTAACAGTTATAGGATCTGTACCACCATTAGATGCAAATTCACCAGGTGTTACACATTGCATATAAGGAATGGTATAGCTACCTTCTTCATTTAAATAGGCTATCTCAGAACCATAAGTAAAATAATAGAATTTTTCATATAATGTTCCTTCTGTTAAACATATTGGGTCAATAGATTCGTAATATACTAAATCTCTAGTCCAGCCAAAAACATCTGGCTCTACATTTAATTCATTTGCAACGTCTCTTGTATCAGTCCATGTCAAGAAAATTTGACTTCCATTTTCATTTCTTGCAGCACTTAATCTGTGGTTCCATCCATTACCAGCATAGTTTCCTTCGTCGTCATCACCTAAATTTGAAGTAAATAAAGAATCAATCCAAATGATATCTGTTAAACCATTATCATTAACCACCAAATTCATTAAATCACCAGGATAAGTCCAACCCCAACCTAAAGAATCCGGATAATTATAAATATCAGCAGAATGCGAACCTGTTGCAGCAAATATTTGAAGATCTCCATGCATATCAACAACACTAGCAGATTCAAAAACAGAAGGAATCATATCACCTTTCCAGTTTTCAATAATAAATGGCTCCAATAAAGCTTGCATCTCGTCAGTAGTGAAATCTAATTCAATAAGGTCCCAGTTATCACCAGCATCTTCTGTTCTATAAACGATAGGTTGATATCCTGAAGGAAAATCATTAGTAGCTCCTACCATATACATATAACCAATTTGTCCATCTTCGGACCATGCCATATCAATACCACCATCGTGAGCTTGATAAGAACCAATCCAAGCCATTTGACCATCTTCAGAACTTTGAGATAAATCCATTTCAATTAACATAGATTCATCCCACAAAAAATCAGTTCCTTCAAAATCACCAAATATAGGCTGTAATTCAGCAGATTGATAATTTCCCCAATCACCTTGAGGTAACATATTTAAACAACGAACTTGATCTTCAATTTGTGTTAAACCGTATTGGTTCCAATATCCATCTTCAATATTATCTGGGTTATGACTAATTTCAATAGCATGGTTTTCACCACCTAAAGTCATACTTCCCCACATTTTATAACCCCAGTCACCTCCAACATGAGAAATGTTTTGCATAACTCCATAAGCATCCTCAACAGCGGTATTACCATCGGGATTAAAAACGATTCCAGAAGGATAATCATTTGTATAAGAATTACCATTGTCAAATATTACTAATGG
It encodes the following:
- a CDS encoding T9SS type A sorting domain-containing protein; this translates as MKKILLFAMLFSFSLASMAQYETVNIKNLKKSKDIEVSQKNNLPAPVINADKAVAEDINRIYVGKAKDFRTVRKEDTRAISYNPELDIISIVYVLDPATYGTNGTDMGMVYSTDRGATWSEPLVIFDNGNSYTNDYPSGIVFNPDGNTAVEDAYGVMQNISHVGGDWGYKMWGSMTLGGENHAIEISHNPDNIEDGYWNQYGLTQIEDQVRCLNMLPQGDWGNYQSAELQPIFGDFEGTDFLWDESMLIEMDLSQSSEDGQMAWIGSYQAHDGGIDMAWSEDGQIGYMYMVGATNDFPSGYQPIVYRTEDAGDNWDLIELDFTTDEMQALLEPFIIENWKGDMIPSVFESASVVDMHGDLQIFAATGSHSADIYNYPDSLGWGWTYPGDLMNLVVNDNGLTDIIWIDSLFTSNLGDDDEGNYAGNGWNHRLSAARNENGSQIFLTWTDTRDVANELNVEPDVFGWTRDLVYYESIDPICLTEGTLYEKFYYFTYGSEIAYLNEEGSYTIPYMQCVTPGEFASNGGTDPITVNYITGINLVNLIVDGVSDMQNQASFKISQNQPNPFTGSTIIEITTQTVSPASIEVTSLLGQTVYSMNAGIINGSQNVEINAENLESGVYFYTVTIGNESITKKMIIE